From Osmerus eperlanus chromosome 28, fOsmEpe2.1, whole genome shotgun sequence, the proteins below share one genomic window:
- the LOC134015092 gene encoding solute carrier family 2, facilitated glucose transporter member 11-like isoform X2, with translation MNRNEESTESQKEVPNRSLLLAVCAACIGGTFQYGYNISIINAPTKSVQNFINQTWLERYDSQISEQALTLLWSTIVSIFTLGGFVGASIGGTLAIRFGRKGTLLFNNLFALLAALFMGLSYPTGAFELLIVGRFLTGLNAGIGICTQPLYLGEIAPRALRGAMAMGTSIFITGGILTGQVIGLNELLGKEEYWPILLSTTCIPAFLQLLILPWFPESPRYLLIDQGDDQGCKSALKRLHGTDNFDSELEDMERERVSAGGVKARKPWELFSDRSLRWQLLSIIIINCAQQLNGINAIYFYADYVFRQAGISEDKIPYTVVGTGACECITALTCGLLIECLGRKVLIIGGYTLMSIWCILFTLTLTFQDASPWVPYLSMACIFAFILSFGLGPGGVTNILTTELFTQTTRPAAYMIGGSVNWLSFFLIGMVFPFIVTGLQQYCFLVFLVVCCLVAIYIFLVVPETKNKTFLEIHNEFQSKKNPGKADSTDGKTTLMSTPL, from the exons ATGAACAGAAATGAAGAGTCAACAGAATCACAGAAAGAG GTTCCTAACAGATCGCTTCTACTGGCTGTTTGTGCAGCATGTATCGGAGGGACCTTTCAGTATGgttataatatttcaataatcaATGCTCCCACAAAG TCTGTGCAGAATTTCATCAACCAAACGTGGCTGGAACGTTATGACAGTCAGATCTCAGAGCAAGCCCTTACTCTGCTCTGGTCCACCATCGTGTCCATTTTCACTTTAGGAGGATTTGTTGGAGCATCAATTGGTGGAACACTAGCCATTAGATTTGGGAg AAAAGGGACACTGCttttcaacaacctgtttgcccTGCTGGCGGCTCTGTTCATGGGCCTGAGCTACCCCACTGGAGCGTTTGAACTCCTCATTGTTGGACGTTTCCTCACAGGGCTTAATGCAG GTATTGGCATATGTACTCAGCCTCTCTACCTGGGGGAAATAGCCCCTAGGGCACTCCGGGGTGCCATGGCGATGGGGACCTCCATATTTATCACTGGGGGGATTCTTACTGGACAGGTGATTGGTCTAAA TGAACTACTGGGTAAAGAGGAGTACTGGCCCATCCTACTGTCCACCACGTGTATCCCAGCATTCCTGCAGCTCCTCATTCTGCCCTGGTTCCCAGAGAGCCCTCGTTACCTGCTCATCGACCAAGGAGATGACCAAGGGTGCAAAAGTG cgCTGAAACGACTGCACGGCACCGATAACTTTGACAGCGagctggaggacatggagagggagagggtcagcGCAGGCGGGGTCAAAGCCAGGAAGCCCTGGGAGTTGTTCTCAGACCGCAGCCTCCGGTGGCAGCTTctctccatcatcatcatcaactgtGCTCAGCAGCTCAACGGCATCAACGCT ATTTATTTCTATGCAGATTATGTGTTTAGGCAGGCTGGTATTTCAGAGGATAAGATACCGTACACTGTTGTGGGAACGGGTGCCTGTGAGTGCATCACTGCCCTAACTTGT GGCCTGCTTATTGAATGCTTGGGAAGGAAAGTGCTCATCATTGGAGGGTACACCCTCATGTCTATCTGGTGCATTCTGTTCACTCTGACCCTCACCTTCCAA GATGCTAGTCCATGGGTTCCTTATCTCAGCATGGCATGTATCTTTGCTTTCATCCTGAGCTTTGGTTTGGGGCCAG GCGGCGTGACAAACATCTTGACCACGGAGTTGTTCACTCAGACCACACGCCCGGCTGCCTACATGATTGGAGGCTCTGTGAACTGGCTCAGTTTCTTCCTCATAGGAATGGTTTTCCCGTTCATTGTG ACTGGGCTGCAGCAGTACTGTTTCCTAGTGTTCCTGGTCGTTTGTTGCTTGGTGGCAATATACATTTTCCTGGTGGTTCCCGAGACCAAGAACAAAACGTTCTTGGAGATCCATAATGAGTTCCAGTCCAAGAAGAACCCCGGCAAAGCAGACAGTACTGATGGAAAGACAACACTGATGTCCACTCCTCTGTGA
- the LOC134015092 gene encoding solute carrier family 2, facilitated glucose transporter member 11-like isoform X1, which produces MTRDKRNEEHQPLLKDIKETKGTFKVPNRSLLLAVCAACIGGTFQYGYNISIINAPTKSVQNFINQTWLERYDSQISEQALTLLWSTIVSIFTLGGFVGASIGGTLAIRFGRKGTLLFNNLFALLAALFMGLSYPTGAFELLIVGRFLTGLNAGIGICTQPLYLGEIAPRALRGAMAMGTSIFITGGILTGQVIGLNELLGKEEYWPILLSTTCIPAFLQLLILPWFPESPRYLLIDQGDDQGCKSALKRLHGTDNFDSELEDMERERVSAGGVKARKPWELFSDRSLRWQLLSIIIINCAQQLNGINAIYFYADYVFRQAGISEDKIPYTVVGTGACECITALTCGLLIECLGRKVLIIGGYTLMSIWCILFTLTLTFQDASPWVPYLSMACIFAFILSFGLGPGGVTNILTTELFTQTTRPAAYMIGGSVNWLSFFLIGMVFPFIVTGLQQYCFLVFLVVCCLVAIYIFLVVPETKNKTFLEIHNEFQSKKNPGKADSTDGKTTLMSTPL; this is translated from the exons ATGACGAGAGATAAAAGAAACGAGGAACATCAGCCTTTACTTAAAGACATAAAAGAAACAAAGGGGACATTTAAG GTTCCTAACAGATCGCTTCTACTGGCTGTTTGTGCAGCATGTATCGGAGGGACCTTTCAGTATGgttataatatttcaataatcaATGCTCCCACAAAG TCTGTGCAGAATTTCATCAACCAAACGTGGCTGGAACGTTATGACAGTCAGATCTCAGAGCAAGCCCTTACTCTGCTCTGGTCCACCATCGTGTCCATTTTCACTTTAGGAGGATTTGTTGGAGCATCAATTGGTGGAACACTAGCCATTAGATTTGGGAg AAAAGGGACACTGCttttcaacaacctgtttgcccTGCTGGCGGCTCTGTTCATGGGCCTGAGCTACCCCACTGGAGCGTTTGAACTCCTCATTGTTGGACGTTTCCTCACAGGGCTTAATGCAG GTATTGGCATATGTACTCAGCCTCTCTACCTGGGGGAAATAGCCCCTAGGGCACTCCGGGGTGCCATGGCGATGGGGACCTCCATATTTATCACTGGGGGGATTCTTACTGGACAGGTGATTGGTCTAAA TGAACTACTGGGTAAAGAGGAGTACTGGCCCATCCTACTGTCCACCACGTGTATCCCAGCATTCCTGCAGCTCCTCATTCTGCCCTGGTTCCCAGAGAGCCCTCGTTACCTGCTCATCGACCAAGGAGATGACCAAGGGTGCAAAAGTG cgCTGAAACGACTGCACGGCACCGATAACTTTGACAGCGagctggaggacatggagagggagagggtcagcGCAGGCGGGGTCAAAGCCAGGAAGCCCTGGGAGTTGTTCTCAGACCGCAGCCTCCGGTGGCAGCTTctctccatcatcatcatcaactgtGCTCAGCAGCTCAACGGCATCAACGCT ATTTATTTCTATGCAGATTATGTGTTTAGGCAGGCTGGTATTTCAGAGGATAAGATACCGTACACTGTTGTGGGAACGGGTGCCTGTGAGTGCATCACTGCCCTAACTTGT GGCCTGCTTATTGAATGCTTGGGAAGGAAAGTGCTCATCATTGGAGGGTACACCCTCATGTCTATCTGGTGCATTCTGTTCACTCTGACCCTCACCTTCCAA GATGCTAGTCCATGGGTTCCTTATCTCAGCATGGCATGTATCTTTGCTTTCATCCTGAGCTTTGGTTTGGGGCCAG GCGGCGTGACAAACATCTTGACCACGGAGTTGTTCACTCAGACCACACGCCCGGCTGCCTACATGATTGGAGGCTCTGTGAACTGGCTCAGTTTCTTCCTCATAGGAATGGTTTTCCCGTTCATTGTG ACTGGGCTGCAGCAGTACTGTTTCCTAGTGTTCCTGGTCGTTTGTTGCTTGGTGGCAATATACATTTTCCTGGTGGTTCCCGAGACCAAGAACAAAACGTTCTTGGAGATCCATAATGAGTTCCAGTCCAAGAAGAACCCCGGCAAAGCAGACAGTACTGATGGAAAGACAACACTGATGTCCACTCCTCTGTGA